In Finegoldia magna ATCC 53516, a genomic segment contains:
- a CDS encoding cysteine desulfurase family protein yields MIYLDYAATSLKRVELIEYIMNNMTDFDANADSIHKMGRLAKKTLENSRHEIAKFLNTSDDRIVFTSGASESNNYIINNFSDENYDIITSKIEHPSILNPLDHNKSNVILIDAQQNGVLDCDEIIRNITPNTKLIILQHVNNETGVIQPVKKLGEYLKDTEIWYHIDATQSVGHVDVDVEDLHCDSLSFSGHKLGGLNGFGVLYIRKDLDNLIYAGEQENYRRGGTSFVMGAFTLEKSLQKSVEEREYIANLKKIFIENIHFDYEINGNVDNSASHILNLYIPFEKNDFLLTYLDMHGVCVSAGSACSAGSITNSHVIENMYDAQRAEHSVRFSFGFKNTEEEILKAVNVLNDLYEKGKYNG; encoded by the coding sequence ATGATTTATTTGGATTATGCGGCGACATCTTTGAAAAGGGTGGAACTTATTGAATATATTATGAATAATATGACGGATTTTGATGCGAATGCTGATAGTATTCACAAAATGGGAAGACTTGCGAAGAAGACTTTGGAGAATTCCCGTCACGAGATTGCGAAGTTTTTGAATACTTCTGATGATAGGATTGTGTTCACAAGCGGTGCGAGCGAATCCAACAATTATATTATCAATAATTTTTCTGATGAGAATTACGATATTATAACTTCCAAGATTGAACATCCATCTATTTTGAATCCACTAGATCACAACAAATCTAATGTAATTTTGATAGATGCACAACAAAACGGTGTGCTTGATTGCGATGAAATTATTCGAAATATCACGCCCAATACAAAGCTAATTATTCTTCAACATGTAAACAATGAAACGGGAGTTATTCAACCTGTGAAAAAACTTGGCGAATATTTGAAGGATACGGAGATTTGGTATCATATCGATGCGACTCAATCGGTGGGTCATGTGGATGTCGATGTTGAGGATTTGCACTGCGATTCGTTGTCGTTTTCAGGACACAAACTAGGAGGACTCAACGGATTCGGGGTGTTGTATATAAGGAAGGATTTGGATAATCTGATTTATGCAGGTGAACAAGAAAATTACAGAAGAGGTGGCACTTCTTTTGTGATGGGGGCGTTTACTTTGGAGAAATCTTTGCAAAAATCTGTCGAAGAACGTGAGTATATTGCAAATTTGAAGAAGATTTTCATTGAAAATATCCATTTTGATTACGAAATTAATGGCAATGTGGATAATTCTGCATCTCATATTTTGAACTTGTACATTCCATTTGAGAAGAATGATTTCTTGTTGACTTATTTGGATATGCATGGGGTGTGCGTGTCAGCAGGGTCTGCTTGCTCTGCAGGTAGCATCACGAATTCTCATGTGATTGAAAATATGTACGACGCACAAAGGGCAGAACATTCGGTGAGGTTTAGCTTTGGTTTTAAAAATACAGAAGAAGAAATATTGAAAGCGGTAAATGTGTTAAATGATTTGTACGAAAAAGGAAAATACAATGGATAA
- the mnmA gene encoding tRNA 2-thiouridine(34) synthase MnmA, which yields MDNSKIKVVVGISGGVDSSVAALLLKQQGYDVVGIFMKNWDETDDDGVCTAEEDYKDAVTVANEIGIDYYSINFEKEYYDRVFTYFLDEYKKGRTPNPDIMCNKEIKFKAFLDFAMKLGADYVATGHYARIERGDDGVKLLRGLDNNKDQTYFLSQLTQDQIKNVMFPVGELQKKEVREIAKKYNLATADKKDSTGICFIGERNFNEFLSHYLPAKQGNIVDVDGNIMGKHNGLMYHTIGQRRGLGIGGDGAAWFVCGKNLEKNELIVCQGEDNPLLYSNKLYASQFETSLNHLDRNEFDCTAKFRYRQKDIKAHVKFIDDTHVEVTYDDTKAVTPGQAAVFYDGEVCIGSAIIDEVYNGDKKLMV from the coding sequence ATGGATAATTCGAAAATAAAAGTAGTGGTAGGAATAAGTGGGGGCGTGGATTCGTCAGTGGCAGCACTTTTGTTGAAACAACAAGGATATGATGTCGTGGGAATTTTCATGAAAAATTGGGACGAAACTGATGATGATGGCGTCTGCACGGCAGAAGAAGATTACAAGGACGCGGTGACTGTTGCGAATGAAATCGGCATAGATTATTATTCGATTAATTTTGAGAAAGAATACTACGACAGAGTGTTCACTTATTTCTTGGACGAATACAAAAAAGGCAGGACTCCCAATCCCGACATAATGTGCAACAAGGAAATCAAATTCAAAGCGTTCTTGGATTTTGCGATGAAACTGGGCGCAGATTATGTGGCGACGGGTCACTATGCGAGAATTGAACGAGGTGATGACGGAGTGAAGCTACTTCGTGGGCTTGATAATAACAAAGATCAGACGTACTTTCTAAGCCAACTTACACAAGACCAAATCAAAAACGTAATGTTTCCAGTTGGAGAACTTCAAAAAAAAGAAGTGCGTGAGATAGCGAAGAAATATAACTTGGCTACGGCTGACAAGAAAGATTCTACGGGAATTTGTTTCATCGGAGAGAGAAACTTCAATGAATTTTTGTCACATTATTTACCAGCAAAACAAGGAAACATAGTAGATGTCGATGGAAATATAATGGGCAAACACAACGGACTTATGTATCACACAATCGGTCAACGAAGAGGGCTTGGAATTGGCGGAGACGGAGCAGCGTGGTTTGTGTGTGGAAAGAATTTGGAGAAAAATGAATTAATAGTATGCCAAGGAGAAGACAACCCACTATTGTATTCAAACAAATTATACGCAAGCCAATTTGAAACATCGCTAAATCATTTGGATAGAAATGAGTTCGATTGCACAGCAAAATTCAGATACAGACAAAAAGACATCAAAGCGCACGTCAAATTCATCGACGACACGCATGTGGAAGTCACATATGACGACACGAAAGCTGTAACACCAGGACAAGCAGCAGTGTTCTACGACGGCGAAGTGTGCATAGGATCTGCGATAATAGATGAAGTGTACAATGGAGATAAAAAATTAATGGTATAA
- a CDS encoding Txe/YoeB family addiction module toxin, whose product MIKAWTDSAWEDFEYWMKQDKKTLKRILKLLKDIDRNGYDGIGKPEPLTGDLSKYWSRRIDDCNRIVYRIENDVIKIVQCGSHYRDK is encoded by the coding sequence ATGATTAAAGCATGGACTGACTCAGCTTGGGAAGATTTCGAATATTGGATGAAACAAGACAAAAAAACTTTAAAAAGGATATTGAAACTTTTGAAAGATATTGACCGTAATGGGTATGACGGAATAGGAAAGCCTGAACCATTAACGGGAGATTTATCTAAATATTGGAGCAGGAGAATTGACGATTGTAACAGAATTGTGTATAGAATTGAGAATGATGTAATAAAAATAGTTCAATGTGGGTCGCATTATCGTGACAAGTAG
- a CDS encoding CPBP family intramembrane glutamic endopeptidase: MENTKKLKFSNLLIAILQGVILLLLFVIPELVVGVIGGVVAKFVGFDGNFQDFYTKNGAAFLLCGQILRIIIFLLIIKFRTKIFQTKYNRDYLKKRKISFFEIVKLFVVGIGLMGLINITVALMMYLSKFFPQIVASLDVYNKASEELMKGNMMLSVLAITIFAPISEELMLRGTLFTENERLLPYKWAIILNGIVFGVFHFNLFQGAYALIGGIVICAVYYYTESIYASILLHMINNTFSMVISSNEAVVQSFSSIFGIVMLVCMVLMFVFLKDFKKKRELRHLNYEDLKE, from the coding sequence ATGGAGAATACAAAAAAACTAAAATTTTCTAATCTTTTAATTGCGATTTTACAAGGAGTTATCCTTTTACTTTTGTTCGTAATTCCAGAGCTTGTTGTTGGAGTGATTGGAGGAGTTGTTGCCAAATTTGTAGGATTTGATGGTAATTTCCAAGATTTTTATACGAAAAACGGGGCGGCTTTTCTTCTATGTGGACAAATCCTGAGGATTATTATTTTCCTTTTAATCATTAAATTTAGAACGAAGATTTTTCAAACGAAATACAATAGGGATTACTTAAAGAAAAGAAAGATTTCTTTTTTTGAAATCGTGAAGCTTTTCGTGGTGGGAATTGGTCTTATGGGTCTTATCAATATTACTGTTGCTTTGATGATGTATTTGAGTAAGTTTTTCCCACAAATTGTTGCAAGCCTTGATGTGTACAACAAGGCGTCAGAAGAATTGATGAAGGGCAATATGATGTTGTCGGTTCTTGCTATTACGATTTTCGCTCCGATTTCAGAGGAGTTGATGTTGCGTGGGACTTTATTCACAGAAAACGAACGACTTCTTCCTTATAAATGGGCGATTATTCTGAATGGGATTGTGTTCGGAGTGTTCCATTTTAATTTGTTCCAAGGAGCGTATGCATTAATCGGAGGGATTGTGATTTGTGCGGTGTATTATTACACAGAAAGCATCTACGCATCCATTCTTCTTCACATGATTAACAACACTTTCAGCATGGTTATTTCTTCTAATGAGGCTGTGGTTCAAAGTTTTTCTTCGATTTTTGGAATTGTAATGCTTGTGTGTATGGTTTTAATGTTTGTTTTCTTGAAAGATTTTAAAAAGAAGAGAGAACTTAGACATTTGAATTACGAAGATTTAAAAGAATAG
- a CDS encoding type II toxin-antitoxin system RelB/DinJ family antitoxin, with translation MAQTNINIRMDENLKKQFDSFCSEVGMSMSTAFNIFARTVVRQRKIPFEISTEKDPFYSAENIERLKKSIEQMEKTGGTIHEVNLDD, from the coding sequence ATGGCACAAACAAATATTAATATAAGAATGGATGAAAATCTAAAAAAACAATTTGATTCATTTTGTTCAGAAGTTGGAATGAGTATGTCCACAGCTTTTAATATCTTCGCAAGAACAGTTGTCAGACAAAGAAAAATTCCTTTTGAAATATCTACAGAAAAAGATCCGTTTTACAGCGCTGAAAACATAGAAAGATTAAAAAAATCTATAGAACAAATGGAAAAAACTGGTGGGACTATTCATGAGGTAAACTTGGATGATTAA
- a CDS encoding ABC transporter ATP-binding protein has product MIEIKNLTKKFDTNGEEFLVLDNAEMNINDGDNIIISGENGAGKTTFLKIVGLLDRKYSGDYILDSKSVGDFTEKDMSKYRNEVFGFIFQEYNLIESETTYDNILIPLIYSSKYKRADRKQRIQEISEEFEITEILNKKVKYLSGGERQKVTIARALVNEPSVILMDEPSNTLNLRMKDKLIEYIEVLKRKSKTIVVVSHDKYLTDNLKKQDFAEYELVDGKFHKIGE; this is encoded by the coding sequence ATGATAGAAATAAAAAATTTGACCAAAAAATTCGACACAAATGGTGAAGAATTTCTTGTATTGGATAATGCTGAAATGAATATAAATGATGGGGACAATATCATTATTTCAGGAGAAAACGGAGCAGGTAAGACCACTTTTTTGAAGATTGTGGGTTTGTTGGATAGGAAATATTCAGGAGATTATATTCTGGATTCCAAATCAGTTGGGGATTTTACTGAAAAAGATATGTCTAAATATAGGAATGAAGTGTTTGGGTTTATTTTTCAGGAATACAATTTGATAGAATCAGAGACTACCTACGATAATATCCTCATACCATTAATTTACTCATCGAAATACAAGAGAGCTGACAGGAAACAAAGAATTCAAGAGATTAGCGAAGAATTTGAAATAACGGAGATTTTGAACAAAAAAGTAAAGTATCTATCAGGAGGAGAAAGACAAAAAGTGACCATTGCAAGAGCTTTGGTGAATGAGCCGTCTGTTATTCTAATGGATGAGCCTTCGAACACGCTTAATCTGAGAATGAAGGACAAGCTGATAGAATATATCGAAGTTTTGAAAAGAAAATCAAAAACTATTGTAGTTGTCAGTCACGACAAGTATTTGACTGATAATTTGAAAAAACAAGATTTTGCGGAATATGAATTGGTAGATGGAAAGTTTCACAAAATTGGGGAATAA